One stretch of Streptomyces sp. NBC_00443 DNA includes these proteins:
- a CDS encoding acyl-CoA synthetase, producing the protein MRNEGLGSWPARRARKTPHRTALIHGGTSTDYRTLHTRTTRLAHALRDRGIRRGDRIAYLGPNHPSYLETLFAAGTLGAVFVPLNTRLAGPEIAYQLADSGAKALLYGPSHTGLVAGLPGSTDVRTYVELGPEYEEALASASEEPIDTPVTPDDTCVIMYTSGTTGRPKGAMLTHGNITWNALNVLVDTDLIADERALVCAPLFHTAGLNMLTLPVLLKGGTCVLVEAFDPDATFDLIERHRITFMFGVPTMFDQVARHPRWPEADLSSLRILTCGGSPVPTPLIAAYQERGLTFLQGYGMTEAAPGTLFLDAEHAVTKAGSAGVPHFFSDVRVVGPDLAPVDVGETGEVVVRGPHVMPGYWGLPEETAASFADGWFRSGDAARTDEDGYVFIVDRIKDMIISGGENVYPAEIEDLLLAHPDIVECAVIGVPDDKWGEVPRAVVVPREGAAVDPDEVLASLSGRLAKYKIPKSVVLADELPRTASGKLLKSRVRTRYGKSEGTA; encoded by the coding sequence ATGCGCAACGAGGGACTGGGGTCATGGCCCGCACGCCGGGCCCGCAAGACCCCGCACCGCACCGCCCTGATCCACGGCGGGACGTCCACGGACTACCGCACCCTGCACACGCGCACGACCCGCCTCGCCCACGCGCTGCGCGACCGCGGCATCCGCCGCGGCGACCGCATCGCCTACCTCGGCCCGAACCACCCCTCCTACCTGGAGACCTTGTTCGCGGCGGGCACGCTGGGCGCGGTCTTCGTCCCCCTCAACACCCGCCTGGCCGGCCCCGAGATCGCGTACCAGCTCGCCGACTCCGGCGCCAAGGCCCTGCTCTACGGCCCGTCACACACCGGTCTGGTCGCAGGACTCCCCGGCAGCACCGATGTCCGCACCTACGTCGAGCTGGGACCCGAATACGAGGAGGCGCTCGCGTCGGCGTCCGAGGAGCCGATCGACACACCGGTCACCCCCGACGACACCTGCGTCATCATGTACACCTCGGGGACCACCGGCCGCCCCAAGGGCGCGATGCTCACCCACGGCAACATCACCTGGAACGCGCTCAACGTCCTCGTCGACACCGACCTGATCGCCGACGAACGCGCCCTGGTCTGCGCCCCGTTGTTCCACACGGCGGGCCTGAACATGCTGACCCTGCCCGTGCTCCTCAAGGGCGGCACCTGCGTCCTGGTCGAGGCCTTCGACCCGGACGCCACCTTCGACCTGATCGAAAGGCACCGGATCACCTTCATGTTCGGCGTGCCGACCATGTTCGACCAGGTGGCAAGGCACCCGCGCTGGCCCGAGGCGGACCTGTCGTCCCTGCGCATCCTTACCTGCGGCGGCTCCCCCGTGCCGACCCCGCTCATCGCCGCGTACCAGGAGCGCGGCCTGACCTTCCTCCAGGGCTACGGCATGACGGAGGCCGCACCCGGAACCCTGTTCCTGGACGCCGAACACGCGGTCACGAAGGCCGGTTCGGCGGGCGTGCCGCACTTCTTCAGCGACGTCCGCGTCGTAGGGCCGGACCTCGCGCCCGTCGATGTCGGTGAGACCGGTGAGGTCGTGGTCCGCGGCCCCCATGTCATGCCCGGCTACTGGGGGTTGCCCGAGGAGACGGCCGCCTCCTTCGCGGACGGCTGGTTCCGCAGCGGGGACGCTGCCCGAACCGACGAGGACGGCTACGTCTTCATCGTCGACCGCATCAAGGACATGATCATCTCCGGCGGCGAGAACGTCTACCCCGCCGAGATCGAGGACCTCCTCCTCGCCCACCCTGACATCGTCGAGTGCGCGGTGATCGGGGTGCCGGACGACAAGTGGGGCGAGGTGCCGCGCGCGGTCGTCGTGCCACGCGAGGGCGCCGCCGTCGACCCCGACGAGGTGCTGGCCTCCCTGTCCGGACGGCTCGCCAAGTACAAGATCCCGAAGTCGGTGGTCCTCGCGGACGAACTCCCGCGCACCGCCTCCGGAAAGCTCCTCAAATCCCGTGTCCGTACCCGGTACGGCAAGAGTGAAGGAACCGCATGA
- a CDS encoding SDR family NAD(P)-dependent oxidoreductase, with protein sequence MPSIDLTGKAAVVTGSGRGLGLAYAHALAAHGASVVINDVDEAVAEAAVKSITEAGGTAVAEVVPVGTAEAADRLVGRAVEEFGRLDILVTNAGILRDKVLWKMTDDDFDAVLTTHLKGTFTCARAAAVRMREQGEGGTLILVGSPAGQRGNFGQTNYAAAKAGIAAMARTWSMELGRANITVNAIVPVAATAMTETIPAFAPYVEAMKNGDPLPGFLRKGEGFGTPEDCAALVPFLASEAARGITGQAIGIGGDKVALWSHPQEIAAAFADGGWTPDTLADVWSSSVGTELQSVGIPAPKLPEA encoded by the coding sequence GTGCCCAGCATCGATCTCACCGGCAAGGCCGCCGTCGTCACCGGCAGCGGCCGGGGCCTAGGCCTGGCCTACGCCCACGCCCTGGCCGCCCACGGCGCCTCGGTGGTCATCAACGACGTCGACGAGGCCGTTGCCGAGGCGGCCGTGAAGTCCATCACCGAAGCGGGCGGCACCGCCGTCGCCGAGGTCGTCCCGGTCGGCACGGCCGAGGCCGCGGACCGGCTGGTCGGCCGCGCGGTCGAGGAGTTCGGCCGGCTCGACATCCTGGTGACCAACGCGGGCATCCTGCGCGACAAGGTCCTGTGGAAGATGACCGACGACGACTTCGACGCGGTGCTCACCACCCACCTCAAGGGCACCTTCACCTGCGCCCGCGCCGCCGCCGTCCGCATGCGCGAGCAGGGCGAGGGAGGCACCCTGATCCTGGTCGGCTCCCCGGCCGGGCAGCGCGGCAACTTCGGGCAGACGAACTACGCCGCCGCCAAGGCAGGCATCGCCGCCATGGCCCGTACCTGGTCGATGGAGCTGGGCCGCGCGAACATCACCGTCAACGCGATCGTGCCGGTCGCCGCGACCGCCATGACCGAGACGATCCCCGCGTTCGCCCCGTACGTGGAGGCGATGAAGAACGGCGACCCGCTGCCCGGCTTCCTGCGCAAGGGCGAGGGCTTCGGCACCCCCGAGGACTGCGCCGCCCTCGTCCCGTTCCTCGCCTCCGAGGCCGCACGCGGCATCACGGGCCAGGCCATCGGCATCGGCGGGGACAAGGTGGCACTCTGGTCGCATCCGCAGGAGATCGCGGCGGCGTTCGCGGACGGCGGCTGGACCCCCGACACCCTGGCCGACGTCTGGTCCTCCTCGGTCGGCACCGAACTCCAGTCGGTCGGCATTCCGGCGCCCAAGCTCCCGGAGGCGTGA
- a CDS encoding MarR family winged helix-turn-helix transcriptional regulator, with product MLGAVRTHAPSPGASTREPAIASRPTTNPAPIDADEPWMRGLHADTGYLLYRLGLRSGQLFNASLQESGLRLRHYAVLRFLATTPGALQRELSSSLGYDPSAIVGLVDDLEKQGFAERRPSPDDRRSRIIVLTEGGRAFLRDTDEAGQRVTDELLQPLDPAEREQLHALLQRVTESGLG from the coding sequence ATGCTGGGGGCCGTACGTACGCACGCCCCCTCACCCGGGGCCTCGACCAGGGAGCCCGCCATCGCCAGCCGGCCGACCACGAACCCCGCACCGATCGACGCCGACGAGCCGTGGATGCGCGGGCTGCACGCCGACACGGGCTATCTCCTGTACCGCCTCGGCCTGCGCTCCGGTCAGCTCTTCAACGCCTCCCTCCAGGAGTCGGGACTGCGCCTGCGCCACTACGCGGTCCTGAGGTTCCTCGCCACCACGCCGGGGGCGCTCCAGCGCGAGCTGAGCTCGTCGCTGGGTTACGACCCGAGCGCGATCGTCGGCCTGGTCGACGACCTGGAGAAGCAGGGCTTCGCCGAGCGGCGCCCTTCCCCCGACGACCGCCGCAGCCGGATCATCGTGCTGACCGAGGGCGGCCGGGCGTTCCTGCGCGACACCGACGAGGCCGGGCAGCGCGTCACCGACGAGTTGCTCCAGCCGCTCGACCCCGCCGAGCGCGAGCAACTGCACGCACTGCTGCAGAGGGTCACCGAGTCCGGGCTGGGGTGA
- a CDS encoding PHP domain-containing protein, with protein MTDHQLPTWADPSVAPADLDPQGVSRRGLLRRAGLFGAAFALGSTAVPAAASSRGWGGDDPRLAYLVGDHHIHTVYSHDAKYTFSQLAAAGAKYGLDWMVFTEHSNFGHAKYGAALEHEEILKARAENPRQLIFQGLEWYIPAAEHCTVFAAPGRHEVDLLTQFESAYDGKLLGYDKGGPADADTARNEAHAVKAIKWLAQQRRRGYVDDVLVLANHPLRLGIDSPHEMRGWRDAAPEIMIGMEGAPGAQGAAIPGWRGSTSMRGEYENKPSTQSWPGYPAQAYLTYGGFDWATATVGGLWDSMLAEGRLFSITTNSDAHRIVFDTWRNGDWPAGQNFDTTGKLPDPVNTDAPQPGSDFWPGQFSRTHVGVTRYGYRAVMAGLRAGRVWLDHGHLLDGLDVRLKRDCDHGRGVTLGGRLRVRKGEKLTLNITVTTASRPNPQGILPELAHVDVIRGTVRGPVADRDAWKAPDTKVVTTKDVSGRKGTYTVRIPLTAGHESFYVRLRGSDGNRHGTGYLGASVDPHGPIPHPPGDGDPWADTWFYSNPVFVDVAGA; from the coding sequence ATGACTGATCACCAGCTCCCCACCTGGGCGGACCCGTCCGTCGCCCCCGCCGACCTCGACCCGCAGGGCGTCTCCCGGCGCGGACTCCTGCGCCGCGCGGGCCTGTTCGGCGCCGCGTTCGCGCTCGGCTCCACGGCCGTGCCCGCGGCGGCGTCCTCGCGGGGCTGGGGCGGCGACGACCCGCGCCTCGCCTACCTGGTCGGCGACCACCACATCCACACGGTGTACAGCCACGACGCCAAGTACACGTTCTCCCAACTGGCCGCCGCGGGCGCCAAGTACGGGCTGGACTGGATGGTGTTCACCGAGCACTCCAACTTCGGGCACGCCAAGTACGGAGCCGCGCTGGAGCACGAGGAAATCCTCAAGGCGCGCGCCGAGAACCCGCGCCAGCTCATCTTCCAGGGCCTGGAGTGGTACATCCCGGCCGCCGAGCACTGCACGGTCTTCGCGGCGCCCGGCCGGCACGAGGTCGACCTCCTCACGCAGTTCGAGAGCGCCTACGACGGCAAGCTGCTCGGCTACGACAAGGGCGGCCCCGCCGACGCGGACACCGCCCGCAACGAGGCGCACGCCGTCAAGGCCATCAAGTGGCTGGCACAGCAGCGCCGCAGGGGCTACGTCGACGACGTCCTCGTCCTCGCCAACCACCCGCTGCGCCTGGGCATCGACTCCCCGCACGAGATGCGGGGCTGGCGGGACGCGGCCCCCGAGATCATGATCGGCATGGAGGGCGCACCGGGCGCCCAGGGCGCGGCAATCCCCGGCTGGCGCGGCAGTACGTCCATGCGCGGCGAGTACGAGAACAAGCCCTCGACTCAGTCCTGGCCGGGCTACCCGGCTCAGGCGTACCTGACCTACGGCGGCTTCGACTGGGCGACCGCGACGGTCGGCGGGCTGTGGGACTCGATGCTGGCGGAGGGCCGCCTGTTCTCGATCACCACGAACTCCGACGCCCACCGCATCGTCTTCGACACCTGGCGCAACGGCGACTGGCCGGCGGGACAGAACTTCGACACCACCGGCAAGCTGCCCGACCCGGTGAACACCGACGCCCCGCAGCCGGGCAGCGACTTCTGGCCGGGCCAGTTCAGCCGCACCCACGTCGGCGTGACCCGTTACGGCTACCGCGCGGTGATGGCGGGCCTGCGCGCGGGCCGGGTCTGGCTCGACCACGGGCATCTGCTCGACGGCCTCGACGTCCGCCTCAAGCGGGACTGCGACCACGGCCGCGGCGTCACGCTGGGCGGCCGGCTGCGGGTACGCAAGGGCGAGAAGCTCACGCTGAACATCACGGTCACGACGGCCTCCCGGCCCAACCCGCAGGGAATCCTGCCGGAGTTGGCGCATGTGGACGTCATCCGTGGCACGGTGCGCGGCCCGGTGGCCGACCGGGACGCCTGGAAGGCCCCGGACACCAAGGTCGTGACGACGAAGGACGTGAGCGGCCGCAAGGGGACGTACACCGTGCGCATCCCGCTCACCGCCGGGCACGAGTCCTTCTACGTCCGCCTGCGCGGCAGCGACGGCAACCGCCACGGCACGGGCTACCTCGGCGCCTCGGTCGACCCGCACGGCCCGATCCCGCACCCGCCCGGAGACGGTGACCCGTGGGCGGATACGTGGTTCTATTCGAATCCCGTATTCGTCGACGTGGCAGGAGCCTGA
- a CDS encoding DUF1905 domain-containing protein: protein MELAFTGPVIEWRGPAPYYFLRVPDEESADIREVAAMATYGWGVIPVEARIGEVAFETSLFPKDSGYLLPLKNAVRKPREIGAGDEVSVALTVRL, encoded by the coding sequence GTGGAACTCGCCTTCACCGGCCCGGTGATCGAATGGCGCGGCCCGGCGCCGTACTACTTCCTCCGGGTGCCGGACGAGGAGTCCGCCGACATCCGCGAGGTGGCCGCGATGGCCACGTACGGCTGGGGCGTCATCCCGGTCGAGGCGCGGATCGGCGAGGTCGCCTTCGAGACGTCCCTCTTCCCCAAGGACAGCGGCTATCTGCTGCCGCTCAAGAACGCGGTACGCAAGCCGCGGGAGATCGGGGCCGGTGACGAGGTGAGCGTGGCCCTGACCGTCCGCCTGTAG
- a CDS encoding LamG-like jellyroll fold domain-containing protein, giving the protein MCTSHDHAQGEAEQAGAGRRGFLRATALLGAAAAAGVALPAVAEASPATAGRRPDADSRRFTLAVMPDTQYLFDGPSINAAPVEASLRYLLEHGREENIVFLSHLGDLTENGAQDECAAIGKAFELLDRRGVGYSVLAGNHDVKSSTDDQRGSTPYLDTFGPRRFKGKPTFGGASSDGYNTYHLFRAAGREWMVLALDWRLSAKGYAWAKDVLARHPKTPVILTTHELVVQDDALSSYGQQLWDQLVKDHDQIFLTLNGHYWPAGRVTRKNAAGNDVHLHLTNYQNRYFGGAAMIRLYRFDLDRGVIDVETVSPWILGRAAKGLNELERQEIELSGDADRFSVDIDFADRFSGFAPVPARPARPASKMLIRDTAAYWRFESPVSGTVRDLSGHGNDLTVVSVGGGKLGWSADHHPDQPGHGSLEFQGYKSPLKGAYLRTVDGAPLNAATFRNGYTVEAFYRLPADWDASHNAWAGLVSRTGTGGAAGKTEGDPDEPLATLSLSDGPGPQWAVRPLNQQGIATNWGDETARETWWHVAVVNDGRHTTLYVQGCPVARNPHATAIGLTSVGLPWLLGGYEYGGRIDQILYGRLGDVRVVARALPVTSFMNH; this is encoded by the coding sequence GTGTGTACTTCGCATGACCATGCCCAGGGCGAGGCCGAGCAGGCCGGTGCCGGAAGACGCGGTTTCCTGCGCGCGACCGCGCTGCTCGGCGCCGCCGCCGCGGCGGGGGTAGCGCTGCCGGCCGTGGCCGAGGCGTCCCCGGCCACGGCCGGCCGGCGTCCGGACGCCGACAGCCGCCGCTTCACGCTGGCCGTGATGCCCGACACCCAGTACCTCTTCGACGGGCCGAGCATCAACGCGGCGCCCGTCGAGGCGTCCCTGCGCTACCTCCTGGAACACGGGCGGGAGGAGAACATCGTCTTCCTGTCCCACCTCGGCGACCTCACCGAGAACGGCGCGCAGGACGAATGCGCCGCGATCGGCAAGGCGTTCGAGCTGCTCGACCGGCGGGGCGTCGGTTACAGCGTCCTCGCCGGCAACCACGACGTGAAGTCCTCGACCGACGACCAGCGCGGCTCGACGCCGTACCTGGACACGTTCGGGCCGCGGCGCTTCAAGGGCAAGCCCACCTTCGGGGGCGCCTCCTCGGACGGCTACAACACCTACCACCTGTTCCGGGCGGCCGGGCGCGAGTGGATGGTGCTCGCCCTGGACTGGCGGCTGTCGGCCAAGGGCTACGCCTGGGCGAAGGACGTGCTGGCCCGGCACCCGAAGACACCCGTCATCCTCACCACCCACGAACTGGTCGTCCAGGACGACGCGTTGTCGTCGTACGGCCAGCAGCTGTGGGACCAGCTCGTGAAGGACCACGACCAGATCTTCCTCACCCTCAACGGCCACTACTGGCCGGCGGGCCGGGTCACCCGCAAGAACGCGGCGGGCAATGACGTCCACCTGCACCTGACGAACTATCAGAACCGCTACTTCGGCGGCGCGGCGATGATCCGCCTCTACCGCTTCGACCTCGACCGGGGCGTCATCGACGTCGAGACGGTCTCCCCGTGGATCCTGGGCCGGGCCGCGAAGGGGCTCAACGAGCTGGAGCGGCAGGAGATCGAACTCAGCGGCGACGCCGACCGTTTCTCCGTCGACATCGACTTCGCGGACCGCTTCTCCGGCTTCGCCCCGGTGCCCGCCCGCCCGGCGCGCCCCGCGTCCAAGATGCTGATCAGGGACACGGCCGCGTACTGGCGCTTCGAGTCACCCGTCTCCGGCACCGTCCGCGACCTGTCCGGCCACGGCAACGACCTCACCGTGGTCTCCGTGGGCGGCGGCAAGCTCGGCTGGTCGGCCGACCACCACCCCGACCAGCCCGGCCACGGCAGCCTGGAGTTCCAGGGCTACAAGTCCCCCCTGAAGGGGGCGTACCTGCGCACGGTCGACGGCGCCCCGCTCAACGCGGCCACCTTCAGGAACGGTTACACCGTCGAGGCCTTCTACCGACTGCCCGCCGACTGGGACGCCTCGCACAACGCCTGGGCGGGCCTGGTCAGCCGCACCGGCACCGGCGGGGCGGCAGGCAAGACGGAGGGCGACCCCGACGAGCCGCTCGCCACGCTCTCCCTCTCCGACGGGCCCGGCCCGCAGTGGGCGGTCCGCCCGCTCAACCAGCAGGGCATCGCCACCAACTGGGGCGACGAGACCGCACGCGAGACCTGGTGGCACGTCGCCGTCGTCAACGACGGCAGGCACACCACGCTGTACGTCCAGGGCTGCCCGGTGGCCCGCAACCCGCACGCCACCGCGATCGGCCTCACCTCGGTCGGGCTGCCGTGGCTGCTCGGCGGCTACGAGTACGGCGGCAGGATCGACCAGATCCTGTACGGCCGCCTCGGCGACGTCCGTGTCGTCGCGCGGGCGCTGCCCGTCACGTCCTTCATGAACCACTGA
- a CDS encoding IclR family transcriptional regulator, with protein MTADAEPFVPGEQTSPAKGTRSAPDRLLSVLGAFDLEHPALSLTDISRRAGLTLSTAHRLVTALSEWGALERDESGLYHVGLRLWELAALAPRGPALRQIALPYLEDLYEATHENVQLAVQDGPEVVYIEWLSGRSAVGVHIRVGARWPLHATGVGLALLAHSDPESQDRYLAGPLTSFTPYTITDAARLRRMLADVRRTGVAVSSRQVTDDALSVAAPIRSPGGSIAAAVSVVVPQADAQVPVLVPAVRLAARGISRALGWQPETGA; from the coding sequence ATGACCGCCGACGCCGAGCCGTTCGTACCGGGTGAGCAGACCTCGCCGGCCAAAGGGACGCGTTCCGCGCCCGACCGCCTGCTGTCCGTGCTCGGGGCCTTCGACCTGGAGCATCCGGCGCTGTCCCTGACGGACATCAGCCGGCGGGCCGGGCTGACCCTGAGCACCGCGCACCGGCTCGTGACCGCGCTCAGCGAGTGGGGCGCCCTGGAGCGGGACGAGTCCGGCCTCTACCACGTCGGCCTGCGGCTGTGGGAGCTCGCGGCACTCGCGCCGCGCGGGCCGGCGCTCCGGCAGATCGCGCTGCCGTACCTGGAGGACCTGTACGAAGCGACGCACGAGAACGTGCAGTTGGCGGTCCAGGACGGGCCCGAGGTCGTCTACATCGAGTGGCTGTCGGGACGCTCCGCGGTCGGCGTCCACATCCGCGTCGGGGCCCGCTGGCCGCTGCACGCCACCGGGGTCGGCCTCGCGCTGCTCGCGCACAGCGACCCGGAGTCCCAGGACCGGTACCTCGCCGGTCCGCTCACCTCCTTCACGCCGTACACCATCACCGACGCCGCCCGTCTGCGCCGCATGCTGGCCGACGTGCGCCGCACCGGGGTGGCCGTGAGCAGCCGCCAGGTCACCGACGACGCCCTGTCGGTCGCCGCACCGATCCGCAGCCCGGGCGGCTCGATCGCCGCCGCCGTGTCCGTGGTCGTACCCCAGGCCGACGCGCAGGTTCCGGTACTGGTGCCGGCGGTACGGCTGGCGGCGCGGGGGATCTCGCGGGCGTTGGGGTGGCAGCCCGAGACGGGGGCGTAG
- a CDS encoding amidohydrolase family protein, whose translation MNPDELVAIDVHTHAEVSSKGHSSLDDDLHDASSAYFKVEGKRKPTLEETAAYYRERKMAAVIFTVDAESATGTPPVPNEEVAEAAAANADVLIPFASIDPFRGKAGVRQARRLVEEYGVKGFKFHPSIQGFFPNDRSVAYDLYEVIEETGTIALFHTGQTGIGAGVPGGGGIRLKYSNPLHVDDVAADFPHLKIILAHPSFPWQDEALAVATHKPGVHIDLSGWSPKYFPPQLVQYANTLLKDKVLFGSDFPVLTPDRWLADFEKLSIKDEVKPRILKENAARLLGLTKP comes from the coding sequence ATGAATCCCGACGAGCTGGTCGCGATCGACGTCCACACCCACGCGGAGGTCTCCTCCAAGGGCCACTCCTCCCTGGACGACGACCTGCACGACGCCTCCTCGGCCTACTTCAAGGTCGAGGGCAAGCGGAAGCCGACCCTTGAGGAGACGGCCGCCTACTACCGCGAGCGGAAGATGGCCGCCGTGATCTTCACGGTCGACGCCGAGTCCGCGACGGGCACGCCACCCGTCCCGAACGAGGAGGTCGCCGAGGCGGCCGCCGCCAACGCCGACGTCCTCATCCCCTTCGCCTCCATCGACCCCTTCCGCGGCAAGGCGGGCGTCAGGCAGGCCCGCCGCCTGGTCGAGGAGTACGGGGTGAAGGGCTTCAAGTTCCACCCCAGCATCCAGGGCTTCTTCCCCAACGACCGCTCGGTGGCGTACGACCTCTACGAGGTGATCGAGGAGACCGGCACGATCGCCCTCTTCCACACCGGCCAGACGGGCATCGGCGCCGGAGTCCCCGGCGGGGGCGGCATCCGCCTCAAGTACTCCAACCCCCTCCACGTGGACGACGTGGCGGCCGACTTCCCCCACCTGAAGATCATCCTCGCCCACCCGTCCTTCCCCTGGCAGGACGAGGCCCTCGCCGTCGCCACGCACAAGCCGGGCGTGCACATCGACCTGTCCGGCTGGTCGCCGAAGTACTTCCCGCCGCAGCTGGTGCAATACGCGAACACCCTGCTCAAGGACAAGGTGCTCTTCGGCTCCGACTTCCCCGTCCTCACCCCCGACCGCTGGCTCGCCGACTTCGAGAAGCTGTCGATCAAGGACGAGGTCAAGCCGAGGATCCTCAAGGAGAACGCCGCCCGGCTGCTCGGGCTGACGAAACCGTAA
- a CDS encoding RNA-guided endonuclease InsQ/TnpB family protein has translation MSGVKEAGDAGHARWTFRLRVSSTAERALLAEWDRCRWIWNESVAKSTQTHLWNMNRPEGTDKATCGPARLDAMLTEARAKTPWLREGSSVPQQQIIRDFGKSRAKAQKDIRERLPQHRRAGMPKCKKKREADPSLNYTKRGFRLKDGRLHLAGNIALTVVWSRDLPAEPSSVRVYRDSLGHWYASFVVPAEVQPLPATGRVIGIDWGVRETATTTSDSHDLPHARHGRKAQAKLSRYDRRMARRKPAKGQAASKGYREARKWRAKTYQKIARQRQDTGRKWAKKVVRDHDELAVEDFKPKFLAKSTMARKAADAAIGATKKALLEMARKHGRIVHLVHPAHTTMDCAQCGARTKHALPLSERTYACTACGTVSPRDKNSARVMLARAGLNPAGADGARPGGTLFRQAA, from the coding sequence GTGTCGGGGGTGAAGGAGGCCGGGGACGCCGGGCATGCCCGGTGGACGTTCCGGCTGCGTGTGTCGTCGACCGCCGAGCGTGCGCTGCTGGCGGAGTGGGATCGGTGCCGGTGGATCTGGAACGAGTCCGTCGCCAAGTCCACGCAGACTCACCTGTGGAACATGAACCGCCCCGAAGGTACGGACAAGGCGACGTGCGGTCCGGCCCGGCTGGATGCGATGCTGACCGAAGCCCGCGCGAAGACGCCGTGGCTGCGTGAGGGCTCTTCGGTTCCCCAGCAGCAGATCATCCGCGACTTCGGCAAGTCCCGCGCGAAGGCGCAGAAGGACATCCGTGAACGTCTGCCGCAGCATCGCCGGGCCGGGATGCCGAAGTGCAAGAAGAAGCGTGAGGCCGACCCGAGCCTGAACTACACCAAGCGTGGCTTCCGGCTGAAGGACGGCCGTCTGCATCTTGCCGGGAACATCGCCCTGACGGTCGTGTGGTCGCGGGATCTTCCCGCCGAACCGTCCTCGGTGCGCGTGTACCGCGACAGCCTCGGGCACTGGTACGCCTCGTTCGTCGTGCCCGCCGAAGTCCAGCCGCTGCCCGCGACCGGTCGGGTGATCGGGATCGACTGGGGCGTCAGGGAGACCGCGACCACCACATCCGACTCCCACGACCTCCCCCACGCCCGGCACGGCAGGAAAGCCCAGGCGAAGCTGTCGCGGTACGACCGCAGGATGGCCCGCCGTAAACCCGCCAAAGGACAGGCCGCGTCGAAGGGTTACCGGGAGGCGAGGAAGTGGCGGGCGAAGACGTACCAGAAGATCGCCCGGCAGCGGCAGGACACCGGACGCAAGTGGGCAAAGAAGGTCGTGCGCGACCACGACGAGTTGGCCGTCGAAGACTTCAAGCCCAAGTTCCTCGCGAAGTCGACCATGGCGAGGAAGGCGGCCGATGCCGCCATCGGCGCCACCAAGAAGGCCCTGTTGGAGATGGCCCGCAAGCACGGCAGGATCGTGCACCTGGTCCATCCCGCGCACACCACGATGGACTGCGCGCAGTGCGGAGCGAGAACCAAGCACGCACTACCGCTTTCGGAACGGACCTATGCCTGCACCGCGTGCGGAACCGTCTCGCCCAGAGACAAGAACTCCGCCCGCGTGATGCTGGCCCGGGCTGGTCTCAACCCGGCTGGTGCTGATGGCGCAAGACCTGGCGGGACGCTGTTCCGCCAGGCAGCCTGA